A window of Theropithecus gelada isolate Dixy chromosome 14, Tgel_1.0, whole genome shotgun sequence contains these coding sequences:
- the LRRC32 gene encoding leucine-rich repeat-containing protein 32 isoform X1 codes for MGEGFPARQGSWINVSGFIPYRAHLRQLSPHPAPPQVDKKVSCQGLGLLQVPLVLPPDTETLDLSGNQLRSILASPLGFYTALRHLDLSTNEINFLQPGAFQALTHLEHLSLAHNRLAMATALSAGGLGPLPRVTSLDLSGNSLYSGLLERLLGEAPSLHTLSLAENSLTRLTRHTFRDMPALEQLDLHSNVLMDIEDGAFEGLPHLTHLNLSRNSLTCISDFSLQQLRVLDLSCNSIEAFQTASQPQAEFQLTWLDLRENKLLHFPDLAALPRLIYLNLSNNLIRLPTGPPQDSKGIHAPSEGWSALPLSTPNGNASARPLSQLLNLDLSYNEIELIPDSFLEHLTSLCFLNLSRNCLRTFEARRSGSLPCLMLLDLSHNALETLELGARALGSLRTLLLQGNALRDLPPYTFANLASLQRLNLQGNRVSPCGGPNEPGPASCVAFSGIASLRSLSLVDNEIELLRAGAFLHTPLTELDLSSNPGLEVATGALTGLEASLEVLALQGNGLTVLQVDLPCFICLKRLNLAENRLSHLPAWTQAVSLEVLDLRNNSFSLLPGSAMGGLETSLRRLYLQGNPLSCCGNGWLAAQLHQGRVDVDATQDLICRFSSQEEVSLSHVRPEDCEKGGLKNINLIIILTFILVSAILLTTLATCCCVRRQKFNQQYKA; via the coding sequence ATGGGAGAAGGGTTCCCAGCCAGGCAGGGTTCCTGGATAAACGTGTCTGGTTTTATCCCCTACCGTGCCCACTTACGCCAGCTgtctccccaccctgcccctccccaggtgGACAAGAAGGTCTCGTGCCAGGGTCTGGGCCTGCTCCAGGTCCCCTTGGTGCTCCCGCCGGACACTGAGACCCTTGATCTCTCTGGGAACCAGCTGCGGAGTATCCTGGCCTCACCCCTGGGCTTCTACACGGCACTTCGTCACCTGGACCTGAGCACCAATGAGATCAACTTCCTCCAGCCAGGAGCCTTCCAGGCCCTGACCCACCTGGAGCACCTCAGCCTGGCTCACAACCGGCTGGCGATGGCCACTGCGCTGAGTGCCGGTGGTCTGGGCCCCCTGCCACGTGTGACCTCCCTGGACCTGTCTGGGAACAGCCTGTACAGCGGCCTGCTGGAGAGGCTGCTAGGGGAGGCACCCAGCCTGCATACCCTCTCACTGGCAGAGAACAGTCTGACTCGCCTCACCCGCCACACCTTCCGGGACATGCCTGCGCTGGAGCAGCTTGACCTGCATAGCAACGTGCTGATGGACATCGAGGATGGCGCCTTCGAGGGCCTGCCCCACCTGACCCATCTCAACCTCTCCAGGAATTCCCTCACCTGCATCTCCGACTTCAGCCTTCAGCAGCTGCGGGTGCTGGACCTGAGCTGCAACAGCATTGAGGCCTTTCAGACGGCCTCCCAGCCCCAGGCCGAGTTCCAGCTCACCTGGCTTGACCTGCGGGAGAACAAACTGCTCCATTTCCCCGACCTGGCCGCGCTCCCGAGACTCATCTACCTGAACTTGTCCAACAACCTCATCCGGCTCCCCACAGGGCCACCCCAGGACAGCAAGGGCATCCACGCGCCTTCCGAGGGCTGGTCAGCCCTGCCCCTCTCAACCCCCAATGGGAATGCCAGTGCCCGCCCCCTTTCCCAGCTCTTGAATCTGGATTTGAGCTACAATGAGATTGAACTCATCCCCGACAGCTTTCTTGAGCACCTGACCTCCCTGTGCTTCCTGAACCTCAGCAGAAACTGCTTGCGGACCTTTGAGGCCCGGCGCTCGGGCTCCCTGCCCTGCCTGATGCTCCTTGATTTAAGCCACAATGCCCTGGAGACCCTGGAACTGGGCGCCAGAGCCCTGGGGTCCTTGCGGACGCTGCTCCTACAGGGCAATGCCCTGCGAGACCTGCCTCCATACACCTTTGCCAACCTGGCCAGCCTGCAGCGGCTCAACCTGCAGGGGAACCGGGTCAGCCCCTGTGGGGGGCCGAATGAGCCTGGCCCCgccagctgtgtggccttctCTGGCATCGCCTCCCTCCGCAGCCTGAGCCTGGTGGATAATGAGATAGAGCTGCTCAGGGCAGGGGCCTTCCTCCATACCCCACTGACTGAGCTGGACCTTTCTTCCAACCCTGGGCTGGAGGTGGCCACGGGGGCCTTGACAGGCCTGGAGGCCTCCTTGGAAGTCCTGGCACTGCAGGGCAATGGGTTGACGGTCCTGCAGGTGGACCTGCCCTGCTTCATCTGCCTCAAGCGGCTCAATCTTGCCGAGAACCGCCTGAGCCACCTTCCCGCCTGGACACAGGCTGTGTCACTGGAGGTGCTGGACCTGAGAAACaacagcttcagcctcctgccaGGCAGTGCCATGGGTGGCCTGGAGACCAGCCTCCGGCGCCTCTACCTGCAGGGGAATCCACTCAGCTGCTGTGGCAATGGCTGGCTGGCAGCCCAGCTGCACCAGGGCCGTGTGGACGTGGACGCCACCCAGGACCTGATCTGCCGCTTCAGCTCCCAGGAGGAGGTGTCCCTGAGCCACGTGCGTCCTGAGGACTGTGAGAAGGGGGGGCTCAAGAACATCAACCTCATCATCATCCTCACCTTCATACTGGTCTCTGCCATCCTCCTCACCACGCTGGCCACCTGCTGCTGTGTCCGCCGGCAGAAGTTTAACCAACAGTATAAAGCCTAA
- the LRRC32 gene encoding leucine-rich repeat-containing protein 32 isoform X2: protein MSPQILLLLALLTLGLAAQHQDKVACKMVDKKVSCQGLGLLQVPLVLPPDTETLDLSGNQLRSILASPLGFYTALRHLDLSTNEINFLQPGAFQALTHLEHLSLAHNRLAMATALSAGGLGPLPRVTSLDLSGNSLYSGLLERLLGEAPSLHTLSLAENSLTRLTRHTFRDMPALEQLDLHSNVLMDIEDGAFEGLPHLTHLNLSRNSLTCISDFSLQQLRVLDLSCNSIEAFQTASQPQAEFQLTWLDLRENKLLHFPDLAALPRLIYLNLSNNLIRLPTGPPQDSKGIHAPSEGWSALPLSTPNGNASARPLSQLLNLDLSYNEIELIPDSFLEHLTSLCFLNLSRNCLRTFEARRSGSLPCLMLLDLSHNALETLELGARALGSLRTLLLQGNALRDLPPYTFANLASLQRLNLQGNRVSPCGGPNEPGPASCVAFSGIASLRSLSLVDNEIELLRAGAFLHTPLTELDLSSNPGLEVATGALTGLEASLEVLALQGNGLTVLQVDLPCFICLKRLNLAENRLSHLPAWTQAVSLEVLDLRNNSFSLLPGSAMGGLETSLRRLYLQGNPLSCCGNGWLAAQLHQGRVDVDATQDLICRFSSQEEVSLSHVRPEDCEKGGLKNINLIIILTFILVSAILLTTLATCCCVRRQKFNQQYKA from the exons ATGAGCCCCCAGATCCTGCTGCTCCTGGCCCTGCTGACCCTAGGCCTGGCTGCACAACACCAAGACAAAGTGGCATGTAAGATG gtgGACAAGAAGGTCTCGTGCCAGGGTCTGGGCCTGCTCCAGGTCCCCTTGGTGCTCCCGCCGGACACTGAGACCCTTGATCTCTCTGGGAACCAGCTGCGGAGTATCCTGGCCTCACCCCTGGGCTTCTACACGGCACTTCGTCACCTGGACCTGAGCACCAATGAGATCAACTTCCTCCAGCCAGGAGCCTTCCAGGCCCTGACCCACCTGGAGCACCTCAGCCTGGCTCACAACCGGCTGGCGATGGCCACTGCGCTGAGTGCCGGTGGTCTGGGCCCCCTGCCACGTGTGACCTCCCTGGACCTGTCTGGGAACAGCCTGTACAGCGGCCTGCTGGAGAGGCTGCTAGGGGAGGCACCCAGCCTGCATACCCTCTCACTGGCAGAGAACAGTCTGACTCGCCTCACCCGCCACACCTTCCGGGACATGCCTGCGCTGGAGCAGCTTGACCTGCATAGCAACGTGCTGATGGACATCGAGGATGGCGCCTTCGAGGGCCTGCCCCACCTGACCCATCTCAACCTCTCCAGGAATTCCCTCACCTGCATCTCCGACTTCAGCCTTCAGCAGCTGCGGGTGCTGGACCTGAGCTGCAACAGCATTGAGGCCTTTCAGACGGCCTCCCAGCCCCAGGCCGAGTTCCAGCTCACCTGGCTTGACCTGCGGGAGAACAAACTGCTCCATTTCCCCGACCTGGCCGCGCTCCCGAGACTCATCTACCTGAACTTGTCCAACAACCTCATCCGGCTCCCCACAGGGCCACCCCAGGACAGCAAGGGCATCCACGCGCCTTCCGAGGGCTGGTCAGCCCTGCCCCTCTCAACCCCCAATGGGAATGCCAGTGCCCGCCCCCTTTCCCAGCTCTTGAATCTGGATTTGAGCTACAATGAGATTGAACTCATCCCCGACAGCTTTCTTGAGCACCTGACCTCCCTGTGCTTCCTGAACCTCAGCAGAAACTGCTTGCGGACCTTTGAGGCCCGGCGCTCGGGCTCCCTGCCCTGCCTGATGCTCCTTGATTTAAGCCACAATGCCCTGGAGACCCTGGAACTGGGCGCCAGAGCCCTGGGGTCCTTGCGGACGCTGCTCCTACAGGGCAATGCCCTGCGAGACCTGCCTCCATACACCTTTGCCAACCTGGCCAGCCTGCAGCGGCTCAACCTGCAGGGGAACCGGGTCAGCCCCTGTGGGGGGCCGAATGAGCCTGGCCCCgccagctgtgtggccttctCTGGCATCGCCTCCCTCCGCAGCCTGAGCCTGGTGGATAATGAGATAGAGCTGCTCAGGGCAGGGGCCTTCCTCCATACCCCACTGACTGAGCTGGACCTTTCTTCCAACCCTGGGCTGGAGGTGGCCACGGGGGCCTTGACAGGCCTGGAGGCCTCCTTGGAAGTCCTGGCACTGCAGGGCAATGGGTTGACGGTCCTGCAGGTGGACCTGCCCTGCTTCATCTGCCTCAAGCGGCTCAATCTTGCCGAGAACCGCCTGAGCCACCTTCCCGCCTGGACACAGGCTGTGTCACTGGAGGTGCTGGACCTGAGAAACaacagcttcagcctcctgccaGGCAGTGCCATGGGTGGCCTGGAGACCAGCCTCCGGCGCCTCTACCTGCAGGGGAATCCACTCAGCTGCTGTGGCAATGGCTGGCTGGCAGCCCAGCTGCACCAGGGCCGTGTGGACGTGGACGCCACCCAGGACCTGATCTGCCGCTTCAGCTCCCAGGAGGAGGTGTCCCTGAGCCACGTGCGTCCTGAGGACTGTGAGAAGGGGGGGCTCAAGAACATCAACCTCATCATCATCCTCACCTTCATACTGGTCTCTGCCATCCTCCTCACCACGCTGGCCACCTGCTGCTGTGTCCGCCGGCAGAAGTTTAACCAACAGTATAAAGCCTAA